A genomic region of Thunnus albacares chromosome 2, fThuAlb1.1, whole genome shotgun sequence contains the following coding sequences:
- the LOC122993528 gene encoding procathepsin L-like yields MKLLLVAATVLAAASCATISLEDLEFHAWKLKFGRTYSSPSEEAHRRQIWLNNRKLVLVHNIMADEGIKSYRLGMTFFADMENEEYKRLISQGCLGTFNASLPRSGSAFLRLPEGADLPVSVDWRDKGYVTDVKDQKECGSCWAFSATGSLEGQNFRKIGKLVSLSEQQLVDCSGDYGNMGCGGGLMDNAFKYIIQSGGIDTEDSYPYEGEDGECRYNPATIGAKCTGFTDVTQGDEDALQEAVATIGPVSVAIDASHASFQLYESGVYDEPDCSSLELDHGVLAVGYGTENGHDYWLVKNSWGLGWGDMGYVKMTRNKHNQCGIATAASYPLV; encoded by the exons AtgaagctgctgctggttgCTGCTACTGTTCTGGCTGCGGCCAGCTGTGCCACCATCTCTCTGGAGGACCTGGAGTTCCACGCCTGGAAACTCAAGTTTG GAAGGACCTACAGCTCTCCGTCAGAGGAGGCTCATCGCAGGCAAATCTGGCTCAACAACCGCAAACTGGTGCTGGTGCACAACATCATGGCTGATGAGGGCATCAAGTCCTACCGTCTTGGTATGACCTTCTTTGCTGACATG GAAAACGAAGAGTACAAACGTCTGATTTCCCAGGGCTGTCTGGGCACCTTCAACGCCTCTCTGCCTCGCAGCGGCTCTGCCTTCCTCAGGCTGCCTGAGGGAGCTGATCTGCCCGTATCTGTTGACTGGAGGGACAAGGGATACGTCACTGACGTCAAGGATCAGAAGGAGTGCGGCTCCTGCTGGGCCTTCAGTGCA ACTGGCTCGCTGGAGGGTCAGAACTTCAGGAAGATAGGGAAGCTGGTGTCTCTTAGCGAGCAGCAGTTGGTTGATTGCTCTGGTGACTATGGCAACATGGGCTGTGGTGGAGGCCTGATGGACAATGCCTTCAAGTACATCATACAAAGCGGAGGAATAGACACAGAGGACTCCTACCCTTATGAGGGAGAG GATGGAGAGTGCCGATACAACCCTGCCACTATTGGTGCCAAATGCACAGGCTTCACTGATGTGACACAGGGTGATGAAGACGCCCTGCAGGAGGCTGTGGCCACCATTGGACCTGTGTCAGTTGCCATTGATGCTTCTCATGCATCCTTCCAGCTCTATGAATCAG gAGTGTATGATGAGCCAGACTGCAGCAGCTTAGAGTTGGACCATGGTGTACTGGCTGTAGGTTACGGCACTGAAAACGGACATGACTACTGGCTGGTCAAGAATAG CTGGGGTCTAGGTTGGGGAGACATGGGATACGTCAAGATGACCAGGAACAAACACAACCAGTGCGGCATTGCTACTGCAGCCAGCTACCCCCTGGTCTGA